A single Corynebacterium resistens DSM 45100 DNA region contains:
- a CDS encoding DUF2505 domain-containing protein, with protein sequence MAQTKRISRTLDLPIDRIWEIVTSEVFLTTTEKMVDAGNTEIENGSREVEADGKVRAHAEVVRAEDEEQGVPEMRTQQDSVITTVTGNPGEREFDLTSDLPLPGNIGKVQTHYHFVESAPDGASTKVETVVEVECKLPFVGKKLEDNVIENSEKTIDNSLERIRRFS encoded by the coding sequence ATGGCACAAACAAAGCGAATTAGCCGAACCCTGGATCTGCCCATCGACCGGATTTGGGAGATCGTGACTTCCGAGGTGTTTCTGACGACCACAGAGAAAATGGTCGATGCTGGCAACACCGAGATCGAGAATGGTTCTCGTGAAGTGGAAGCAGACGGAAAGGTACGTGCACATGCGGAGGTCGTGCGCGCCGAGGATGAAGAGCAGGGCGTGCCGGAAATGCGCACGCAGCAGGATTCCGTGATCACAACTGTGACTGGGAACCCCGGTGAGCGTGAGTTTGACTTGACCTCCGACCTGCCCCTGCCCGGAAATATCGGCAAGGTGCAAACGCACTATCACTTTGTTGAGAGCGCGCCCGATGGGGCTTCCACGAAGGTAGAGACCGTAGTTGAGGTTGAATGCAAATTGCCATTTGTGGGTAAAAAACTCGAGGATAACGTGATTGAGAACTCGGAGAAGACTATCGATAATTCTCTGGAGCGGATCCGCAGGTTCTCCTAG
- the ramA gene encoding acetate metabolism transcriptional regulator RamA: MDQQRPRDEDEAILSALSSLKNATGIPVTMYGDIQPDGKIRIGKWLGLRTPALHNLEIPAGVGIGGRVAATRRPVGVSDYLRAKAITHEMDRPVRDEGLFSIVAVPVIVNREMRGVLYGGVHSRARLGDKVLEEVTMTARCLEQDLAVLDATKTIKTGPAAGSGVKQVRSMSGAEWEQVRATHSKLRMLANRVEDETLRRDLEVLCDQMVSPVRVKQTTKLSARELDVLACVALGHTNVEAAAEMGIGAETVKSYLRSVMRKLGAHTRYEAVNAARRIGALP, translated from the coding sequence GTGGACCAACAGCGTCCCCGCGACGAAGATGAAGCCATTCTGTCTGCATTGAGCTCTCTGAAGAATGCAACGGGAATTCCCGTGACAATGTATGGCGACATCCAGCCGGATGGAAAGATCCGGATCGGCAAGTGGCTTGGCCTACGGACCCCAGCTCTACATAACCTAGAGATTCCGGCAGGTGTGGGTATCGGCGGCCGCGTCGCGGCTACACGTCGTCCGGTAGGTGTCTCCGATTACCTCCGCGCCAAAGCAATCACCCACGAGATGGATCGCCCTGTTCGCGACGAAGGGCTGTTTTCCATCGTGGCAGTGCCGGTGATTGTGAACCGCGAGATGCGGGGTGTGCTTTATGGTGGTGTGCATTCGCGTGCTCGGTTGGGGGACAAGGTGCTGGAAGAAGTCACCATGACAGCTCGCTGCCTAGAACAGGACCTTGCGGTTCTTGACGCCACGAAGACCATAAAAACCGGTCCCGCAGCTGGCAGTGGGGTGAAGCAGGTTCGTTCCATGAGCGGTGCGGAATGGGAACAGGTCCGCGCTACACATTCGAAGTTGCGCATGCTCGCTAATCGTGTGGAGGATGAAACGCTACGTCGCGACCTCGAAGTTTTGTGCGACCAGATGGTTTCACCGGTACGCGTGAAGCAAACCACTAAGCTCTCTGCTCGTGAGCTTGACGTTCTGGCTTGCGTGGCTTTGGGGCATACCAACGTGGAGGCTGCTGCGGAGATGGGCATTGGTGCCGAAACCGTGAAGAGCTATCTGCGATCGGTGATGCGCAAGCTTGGTGCGCATACGAGGTATGAAGCGGTGAATGCCGCCCGCCGTATCGGGGCACTGCCTTGA
- a CDS encoding IS256-like element IS1249 family transposase, whose amino-acid sequence MSKNQPRCHCGGEMKRNGTTSKGTTRWRCKQCGASSVKRRNDITNAAVFTQFIEHCTTAISLDDLAKRNGVSRATMKRRFKWCWLVDVPDPTAGHHKRIYDQVFLDGTYTAGGCLIVAATIDHVIAWHWCKHETTRDYQLLLERIEAPLIAVIDGGQGAYSAIKKCWPTTKIQRCLVHAQRVVRRYTTTNPRTDAGRTIYRLALKLTRITTLDEAAAWGVQLHEFSTIYREWMNEKTMIKDPKTGAWTRVWTHHNVRKAYNSLNHLWRSEMLFVYLNPPAGVLAPERIKSTTNSLEGGINAQLKLLARTHRGRSGERQRRMLDWWLYLKTELPDDPVRIARQSDWGQGQLAKVSTLTQTENQADHETGRPALYDNAIDTDYTHSIGIQKGQI is encoded by the coding sequence ATGTCGAAGAACCAACCACGCTGCCACTGCGGCGGTGAAATGAAACGCAACGGCACCACCAGCAAAGGCACCACCAGATGGCGCTGCAAACAATGCGGCGCCTCCAGCGTCAAACGTCGAAACGACATCACCAACGCGGCAGTGTTCACCCAGTTCATCGAGCATTGCACCACCGCAATATCACTCGACGACCTAGCCAAACGAAACGGTGTTAGCCGCGCCACCATGAAGCGGCGCTTCAAGTGGTGCTGGCTCGTTGATGTGCCTGACCCCACCGCCGGCCACCACAAGCGGATCTACGACCAGGTATTTCTCGATGGCACCTACACCGCCGGTGGCTGCCTGATCGTCGCGGCGACCATCGACCACGTGATCGCCTGGCACTGGTGCAAACACGAAACCACCCGCGACTACCAACTGCTGCTTGAACGCATCGAAGCCCCACTCATCGCCGTCATCGACGGCGGCCAAGGCGCATACAGCGCAATCAAAAAGTGCTGGCCGACTACGAAAATTCAACGCTGCCTCGTCCACGCCCAACGCGTGGTCCGCCGCTACACCACCACCAACCCACGCACCGATGCCGGGCGCACCATCTACCGACTTGCGCTGAAACTGACCCGGATCACCACACTGGATGAAGCCGCCGCGTGGGGTGTGCAACTGCACGAGTTTTCAACGATCTACCGGGAATGGATGAACGAGAAAACCATGATCAAAGACCCCAAAACAGGTGCATGGACCCGCGTGTGGACCCACCACAACGTGCGCAAGGCCTACAACAGCCTCAACCATCTTTGGCGGTCCGAGATGCTGTTTGTCTACCTCAACCCGCCAGCAGGAGTCCTTGCGCCCGAGCGGATCAAATCCACCACCAACAGCTTAGAAGGCGGCATCAACGCCCAGCTCAAACTGCTCGCCAGAACCCACCGCGGCAGATCAGGCGAACGACAACGCCGCATGCTGGATTGGTGGCTCTACTTAAAAACGGAACTGCCTGACGATCCAGTACGAATCGCCAGGCAGTCCGACTGGGGCCAGGGCCAACTCGCCAAAGTATCCACCCTGACCCAAACCGAGAACCAAGCCGACCACGAAACAGGACGCCCAGCCCTCTACGACAACGCTATCGACACCGACTACACCCACTCAATCGGCATTCAAAAAGGCCAAATCTAA
- the epsC gene encoding serine O-acetyltransferase EpsC translates to MNILGRIREDLHNARLHDPAARGDVENAIVYSGLHAIWSHRVANKLWNRGHKGIARVLSQITRGLTGIEIHPGATIGRRFFIDHGMGIVIGETAEIGDDVMLYHGVTLGGSELVQRKRHPTIGNGVMIGAGAKVLGPITIGDGSAIGANAVVTKDASPNSILTGIPAKIRPRRPDQTTPLVDAVKWVDDMQNNI, encoded by the coding sequence GTGAACATCCTAGGACGCATCCGGGAAGACCTCCACAATGCCCGACTACACGACCCAGCTGCCCGTGGCGACGTAGAAAATGCCATTGTCTATTCGGGCCTGCACGCCATCTGGTCCCACCGTGTAGCGAACAAGCTGTGGAACCGGGGCCACAAGGGCATAGCGCGTGTCCTCAGCCAAATCACCCGTGGTCTCACGGGGATCGAGATTCACCCCGGCGCCACGATCGGCCGGCGCTTCTTCATTGACCACGGCATGGGCATCGTCATCGGTGAGACAGCCGAGATTGGCGATGACGTCATGCTCTACCACGGCGTAACCCTCGGAGGTTCGGAGCTCGTCCAGCGCAAGCGCCACCCCACCATCGGCAATGGCGTAATGATCGGCGCGGGAGCCAAGGTGCTGGGTCCAATCACAATCGGTGACGGCTCGGCGATCGGCGCCAACGCTGTCGTAACCAAGGATGCCTCACCAAACTCCATCCTCACCGGCATCCCAGCCAAGATCCGTCCCCGCAGGCCGGATCAAACCACTCCCCTGGTCGACGCCGTGAAGTGGGTCGACGACATGCAGAACAACATCTAA
- a CDS encoding enoyl-CoA hydratase-related protein, translated as MGSMAEYETILTETNGRVATITLNRPKALNALNSQLLADVTAAVETFDAQENIGAIVITGGEKAFAAGADIKEMKDETFPEIRDKRLFAEWEKLAAVKTPIITAVSGFALGGGCEVAMIGDILLASETAKFGQPEITLGVIPGMGGTQRLTRAVGKYKAMDLILTGRMMDADEAERSGLVSRVLPAEGFDEEVQKIAAKVASMSTVATAAATEMVDEAYQSTLTEGLESERQAFWGLFASEDQKEGMNAFVEKRKPEWKHR; from the coding sequence ATGGGATCCATGGCTGAATACGAAACGATTTTGACCGAAACCAACGGCCGCGTGGCCACGATTACGTTGAACCGACCCAAGGCGCTGAACGCGCTGAATAGCCAGCTATTGGCTGATGTAACCGCTGCAGTGGAAACGTTCGACGCGCAAGAAAACATTGGTGCCATCGTGATCACCGGCGGTGAGAAAGCTTTCGCCGCCGGTGCTGATATCAAAGAAATGAAGGATGAAACGTTCCCTGAAATTCGGGATAAGCGTCTATTTGCAGAGTGGGAGAAGCTCGCTGCGGTAAAAACCCCAATCATTACTGCGGTGAGCGGTTTCGCTCTCGGTGGCGGCTGCGAGGTAGCTATGATCGGCGACATTTTGTTGGCTAGCGAGACCGCAAAATTCGGTCAGCCCGAGATCACGCTGGGAGTGATTCCAGGCATGGGTGGTACCCAACGGCTGACGCGCGCGGTTGGTAAGTACAAGGCGATGGATTTGATCCTCACTGGGCGCATGATGGACGCTGATGAGGCCGAACGCAGTGGCCTCGTATCTCGAGTGCTTCCTGCTGAGGGTTTCGACGAAGAAGTTCAGAAGATCGCCGCCAAGGTGGCTTCCATGAGTACTGTAGCTACAGCCGCTGCGACGGAAATGGTGGATGAGGCCTACCAGTCGACTCTGACTGAGGGGTTGGAATCCGAGCGTCAAGCGTTCTGGGGATTGTTTGCTTCTGAGGATCAGAAGGAAGGTATGAATGCCTTCGTGGAGAAGCGCAAGCCCGAGTGGAAGCACCGCTAG
- the murA gene encoding UDP-N-acetylglucosamine 1-carboxyvinyltransferase translates to MKDSFLVTGGARLVGAVRVSGAKNSVLKLMSAALLAEGTTTLTNCPEIADVPYMAEVLRGLGAEVELEGSKVQITVPDQVEHNADFDAVRQFRASVAVLGPLTARCLKARVALPGGDAIGSRPLDMHQSGLEKLGATTRIEHGCVVAEAQRLRGAEIKLDFPSVGATENILTAAVLAEGTTVLDNAAREPEIVDLCNMLNTMGAKISGGGSNTITVEGVEKLNPTTFEVVGDRIVAGTWAYAAAMTQGDITVGGIDPQHLHLVLEKLKLAGAQVETYPQGFRVVQNEKPAAVDYQTLPFPGFPTDLQPMAIALCTVSNGLSVITENIFESRFRFVDEMMRLGADASIDGHHVVLRGVKELSSAPVWSSDIRAGAGLVLAGLVADGVTEVHDVYHIDRGYPGFEDQLRSLGATIERKVR, encoded by the coding sequence GTGAAAGATAGCTTCCTAGTTACCGGTGGAGCGCGCCTTGTCGGCGCGGTAAGAGTGAGTGGCGCGAAAAACAGTGTGCTCAAACTGATGTCAGCTGCTTTATTGGCAGAGGGTACAACCACGCTGACGAACTGCCCAGAGATTGCGGACGTGCCTTACATGGCCGAGGTGCTCCGTGGCCTGGGGGCGGAAGTTGAACTCGAAGGCAGCAAGGTTCAGATCACCGTTCCTGATCAGGTGGAGCACAATGCGGATTTCGATGCCGTGCGTCAGTTCCGCGCCTCGGTGGCTGTACTGGGGCCGTTGACTGCCCGATGCCTCAAAGCGAGGGTTGCTCTGCCGGGCGGTGATGCCATCGGATCGCGCCCCTTGGATATGCACCAGTCTGGTCTGGAGAAACTGGGTGCGACCACTCGAATTGAGCATGGTTGTGTAGTTGCAGAGGCACAGCGTTTGCGAGGCGCCGAAATTAAGCTTGATTTCCCTTCCGTAGGTGCGACAGAGAATATTTTGACCGCGGCGGTTTTGGCGGAAGGTACGACCGTCTTAGACAACGCGGCTCGTGAACCCGAGATCGTCGACTTGTGCAACATGCTGAACACGATGGGGGCGAAGATCTCTGGAGGGGGAAGTAACACCATCACCGTGGAGGGAGTGGAAAAGCTCAATCCCACGACATTTGAAGTGGTGGGCGACCGTATTGTTGCGGGCACATGGGCTTATGCGGCGGCGATGACTCAGGGAGATATCACGGTAGGCGGTATCGATCCGCAGCACTTGCACCTTGTGTTAGAGAAGCTGAAGTTGGCTGGCGCTCAGGTGGAGACGTACCCGCAAGGTTTCCGCGTAGTCCAAAATGAAAAGCCTGCTGCAGTGGATTACCAGACTCTGCCGTTTCCTGGTTTTCCGACGGATTTGCAACCTATGGCAATCGCGCTATGCACAGTTAGCAACGGATTGAGCGTTATCACCGAGAACATCTTCGAGTCTCGGTTCCGCTTTGTCGACGAAATGATGCGCCTTGGTGCCGATGCCAGCATTGATGGCCATCACGTGGTCCTCAGGGGAGTTAAGGAGTTATCCAGCGCCCCTGTGTGGAGCTCCGATATCCGCGCTGGTGCGGGTCTAGTTCTGGCGGGACTCGTCGCAGACGGGGTAACCGAAGTTCACGATGTGTACCACATTGACCGTGGTTACCCTGGCTTCGAAGATCAGCTTCGTAGCTTGGGGGCAACCATCGAACGAAAAGTCCGCTAG
- a CDS encoding IS3 family transposase yields the protein MIRFIDEYRNRFSVEFICKTLKKNRAGGFITSRGYRQSKARGVSARGLRDAVLVERISAIHRDNYGIYGVRKMWHALHRDGIDIGREQTARLMRLAGVSGKGKGRSPMTTRTPQRPDLRPDLVEREFKAEGPNKLWVADITYVRTKKGFVYAAFVTDVYSRRIVGWALSDSMRTEALPLQALNQAIASAEETTGLIHHSDHGSQYVSVVYNERLAQHGIAASTGTVGDSYDNALAENVNGSYKNELIHTRRWDEVVEVEIATFEWVSWWNETRLHQSLGYRTPAEVETEFWDQHPPQAIIEIKANA from the coding sequence ATGATCCGGTTCATCGATGAATACCGGAATCGTTTCTCTGTCGAGTTCATCTGTAAGACGTTGAAGAAAAACCGCGCTGGTGGGTTCATCACCTCGCGTGGGTATCGTCAGTCCAAGGCCCGTGGGGTAAGTGCTCGCGGCCTTCGTGATGCTGTGCTGGTTGAACGCATTAGTGCTATCCATCGGGATAATTACGGCATCTACGGTGTGCGGAAAATGTGGCATGCTCTTCATCGTGACGGAATCGATATCGGTCGTGAACAAACCGCGCGGCTGATGCGTCTAGCCGGTGTATCAGGCAAAGGCAAAGGCCGCTCGCCTATGACCACTCGCACACCTCAAAGGCCGGATTTGCGCCCGGACTTGGTGGAGCGAGAATTCAAAGCCGAAGGCCCGAACAAGCTGTGGGTGGCTGATATTACCTACGTGCGCACGAAGAAAGGCTTTGTGTATGCCGCGTTTGTCACCGATGTTTACTCCCGACGGATCGTTGGGTGGGCGTTATCAGATTCCATGCGCACCGAAGCGTTGCCGCTGCAAGCTCTCAACCAGGCGATCGCGTCTGCTGAGGAAACAACAGGTCTCATTCATCATTCGGATCACGGCTCGCAGTATGTCAGCGTTGTCTACAACGAGCGTCTTGCCCAGCACGGGATTGCCGCTTCCACCGGAACTGTTGGCGACTCCTATGACAATGCTCTGGCGGAAAACGTTAATGGTTCCTACAAAAACGAGCTGATCCATACTCGCAGGTGGGATGAGGTTGTCGAGGTGGAAATCGCGACGTTTGAGTGGGTGTCATGGTGGAACGAGACGAGGCTTCACCAAAGCTTGGGCTACCGCACGCCAGCTGAAGTGGAAACCGAATTTTGGGACCAGCACCCGCCGCAAGCAATAATAGAAATCAAGGCAAACGCCTAG
- a CDS encoding helix-turn-helix domain-containing protein, with product MGYTAAANALGVSKYAARMLCRRFKLHGRLCLVEKPIKQQYSFEVKKEVVQRYLAGETKMDLAREFGLSSDQLVSYWSRQWRNGGDEALKPKPKGRPKGSAVPKPLTEEEKLRRRIARLEAENAYLKKLRDLRNQGRA from the coding sequence ATGGGTTATACAGCCGCTGCCAATGCCCTTGGTGTCTCCAAGTATGCCGCCCGTATGCTCTGTCGTCGGTTTAAGCTGCATGGCAGGCTATGTCTTGTGGAGAAACCGATTAAGCAGCAGTACTCGTTCGAGGTCAAGAAGGAAGTTGTCCAACGCTATCTTGCCGGCGAGACAAAGATGGATCTTGCGCGTGAGTTTGGCCTGTCGTCAGATCAGCTGGTCAGCTATTGGTCGCGGCAATGGCGTAACGGTGGCGATGAGGCGTTAAAACCGAAGCCGAAGGGCAGACCCAAAGGCTCGGCTGTGCCAAAGCCGCTGACCGAAGAGGAGAAGCTGCGGCGCCGGATCGCGCGATTGGAAGCGGAAAACGCTTATCTAAAAAAATTGCGGGACTTGAGGAATCAGGGACGCGCCTAA
- a CDS encoding GNAT family N-acetyltransferase, with amino-acid sequence MSESTIEVTHQQDRHRFVISVDGQEAGFAEYAPAKDANGNDIRDFNHTVVDPAFRGQGLSKPLISHALDITRAEGMKIRPTCSAVEGFVEKNQEYADLVAE; translated from the coding sequence ATGAGCGAGAGCACCATTGAGGTAACCCATCAGCAAGATCGGCATCGGTTCGTGATCTCGGTAGATGGCCAGGAGGCTGGCTTCGCGGAGTACGCTCCGGCTAAAGACGCTAACGGTAACGATATCCGCGACTTCAACCACACGGTCGTGGATCCCGCCTTCCGTGGCCAGGGGCTGTCTAAGCCACTGATTTCCCACGCGCTTGACATCACTCGTGCTGAGGGAATGAAGATTCGCCCTACGTGCAGCGCAGTGGAGGGCTTCGTAGAGAAGAACCAAGAGTACGCGGACCTCGTGGCGGAATAG
- the cysK gene encoding cysteine synthase A — translation MAKIYENLTDLIGNTPLVKLNKLTEGLGATVAVKLESANPGNSVKDRIGRAIIEAAEKDGSLKPGGTIVEATSGNTGIALALVGAARGYKVILTMPETMSNERRVMLRALGAELVLTPGPGGMQGAVDKANEIVDSTDNAILARQFSNPANPEVHYNTTGKEIWEDTDGDVDIFVAGVGTGGTVSGVGKYLKEQSDKVEIVGVEPADSPLLTEGHFGPHKIQGLGTNFFPENLNKDILDRVHDAPLDEAVRVARELAAKEGILAGISTGANVWAALEEAKKPENEGKLIVVVVCDFGERYVSTLLFDDLRD, via the coding sequence ATGGCAAAGATTTACGAGAACCTCACCGACCTGATTGGCAATACACCACTAGTGAAGCTGAACAAGCTTACCGAGGGCTTGGGCGCCACTGTAGCCGTGAAACTAGAGTCCGCTAACCCAGGTAACTCGGTGAAGGACCGCATCGGCCGAGCCATCATTGAGGCAGCTGAAAAGGATGGCAGCCTCAAGCCCGGTGGCACCATCGTGGAGGCAACTTCCGGAAATACTGGAATTGCACTCGCGCTGGTTGGTGCAGCTCGTGGCTACAAGGTCATCTTGACGATGCCCGAAACCATGTCCAACGAGCGCCGCGTGATGCTTCGCGCGCTCGGCGCTGAGCTGGTACTTACCCCAGGGCCAGGCGGCATGCAGGGTGCAGTCGACAAGGCCAACGAGATCGTTGATTCCACCGACAATGCAATCCTGGCTCGCCAGTTCTCCAACCCAGCCAACCCAGAGGTGCACTACAACACCACTGGTAAGGAAATCTGGGAGGATACCGATGGCGATGTCGACATCTTCGTTGCAGGTGTTGGCACCGGCGGAACCGTTTCCGGTGTGGGCAAGTACCTGAAGGAGCAGTCCGACAAGGTAGAAATCGTCGGTGTTGAGCCTGCCGATTCCCCACTGTTGACTGAGGGCCACTTCGGTCCACACAAGATCCAGGGCTTGGGGACGAACTTCTTCCCAGAGAACCTGAACAAGGACATCCTGGATCGTGTTCACGATGCGCCACTCGATGAGGCTGTACGGGTTGCCCGCGAGCTGGCAGCCAAGGAAGGCATTCTGGCCGGTATTTCCACCGGCGCTAACGTTTGGGCTGCATTGGAAGAGGCTAAAAAGCCAGAAAACGAAGGCAAGCTGATCGTTGTCGTAGTCTGCGACTTCGGCGAGCGTTACGTCTCCACCCTGCTGTTCGACGACCTGCGCGACTAG